The genomic region TGTGTGATTTCATCGGCATCCTCATGCGACCCAACCGATCGCCTGACTGTCCAGTATACCCTTTTCTGGTACTTTTCTACCAGACGGGTGAAAGCTGGCTCCGATCGCCTGTCCAGAAAGGCTCTGATCAGCGCAGGGTCATCTGCAGGGTTCAGGTGATCGTCGGCCGGCTCCATATTCTGTCTGGTTAGATACCCGAAGGGGTCTCAGGGTTTAACCTGGGCCACCTTGATGGCGGACAAAGCCTTGTCCATCCGGCCCAGACAGGTCGCTTTCCCAAGCATCTCCATCATGGTGTAAAGTGCCGGTCCTGAGGATTCTCCCGAAATAACAATCCGGAGAGGCTGTACCAGACTTCCCGGCTTAATTCCGGCCTGTTCTGCATAGACCTTCAAGGCATCTTCTAATTGCTGATGAGAAAAATCGGATACCGCTGAAAAAGTGGCTTTCAATCCGGTCAGATGAAGCACGGTATCGGGGGTCCATTTTTTCTGAATGGTTTCCTCATCGTACCGATCGGGATCCGAGAAGAATGGTTTGGAAAACTGAACAAAATCATGCAGAAAATTCACCCGGTCCTTCAGAAGGTCGATCACTTTGATCAGATACTCATCCGGGGCAGAATAACCTGCTTCCAGAAAACGTGATTTCAAAGGTACCAGCAACTGCTGTCCCGATTTTAGCCGGATGTGCTGCTGGTTCATCCAGTTCAGCTTGTCAATATTGAATATGGCACCAGCTTTACCCACACGGTCAAGGGTAAAAACGGAAGCCAGATCACCGAGCGAAAAAATCTCCCGTTCCTCTCCGGGATTCCATCCCAAAAAGGCGACAAAATTAATCAGGGCCTCTTTTTCATACCCTTTGGCCCGGTAATCTTCAACGGCCACATCACCCTGACGTTTCGAAAGTTTGCTGCGATCGGCATTCAGTAAAAGCGGCAAATGAGCAAATTGTGGTGGTTGCCATCCAAAATACTGGTATAAAAGAATATGCTTTGGTGTACTCGGTAACCACTCCTCTCCACGAATCACATGGGTAATCTGCATGTCATGATCATCCACCACGTTGGCCAGATGGTACGTGGGGAACCCATCCGACTTGAGAAGAACCTGATCGTCAATGTTTTCCGGGGTGATTTCGATCAGCCCGCGGATAAGATCGGTAAACCGGACCGGGCGTTCGGGTACTTTCATTCTGACCACATAAGGCAATCCCGCTGCTTCTTTTTCCCTGATATCGGCGGGTGTCAGATGTTCACACAATTTGTCATATCGGGGGGGCTGACCGAGTTTTTGTTGAATCAGCCGCATTTCATCAAGCCGTTCTGCGGTACAGAAACACTTGTAGGCATGTCCGTCTTCCAACAGTTTCCGGCCCATTTCCTGATAAAGCGCCGTCCGTTCTGATTGAATGTAGGGACCATGCGGACCACCAACTCCCGGACCTTCATCGAAATCTAGTCCGGACCAACGGAGGGTTTCAACCAGGTTCTCCATGGCACCCGGCACAAACCGGGTACGGTCGGTATCTTCAATCCGAAGGATAAATTTTCCGCCATTTTTCTTAGCAAACAGATAATTGTAAAGTGCGGTTCTGAGACCTCCGACATGGAGGTAACCGGTGGGACTGGGGGCAAAACGAACGCGGACAGACATGACTTTTCCCGTGATTTATATAAACTTATAAAAATACGGGACTTGGAAAATCAATTCAAAAAAATCAGGGAGAACCCAACGCAGTAAACAGGTCCGTCGAGGTGATTCCGCTCAGCCCCTGTAACTCACGATACTTCAGGTAATGGGCTGCCTCTATGGGATAAATATCGGCGAGAGCCTTTTTGGCCTCCCGGGTGGAAAGAACCGAATTGAACATATGCTCGAAGTATGCTTTGGCCGCTTCGTATTCCAGAATCGTTGCAAGAGAAACAACCTGAGATTCACTTGAAACGCCTGCCGCCCTCGGATCCTTTTGTACAGATTCCCAGTTAACCGTGGCCCCGCCCAGTGATTGAAGGACATTGTTGATGTAAACGGCATGTGTCCGGTGACTATCCATAAACGCCACAGCTGTTTCAATAACCACTGGTGTGGAAAGAACACCCGATGCGGCGGCAAACTGGTAGGTGGCAACGGCAACACCTTCCATTTCAACCACTTTTTTTAATAAGTTGATGTCGCCCGATGGATCTGCAGCGCGTGAATCGGTTTCTAGAATATCACAACCGGCCAGCAGCAACCCGGCTCCCAGCGTACCGGTCCCAGATAACTTTAAAAAATTTCTCCGGTCCATTTATCCTCCCTGCTCAGAAACTGAATGACATGATTGCAGCGGCCCCATCATCCTTGGGATCGGTTCCTTCATTGGTTTGTTTAAATCCGACAAGTTTGATCAGCACTCCCTGATCAATGGTGTACCCGACCACAGCTGTCAGCCGGTCCGTGTCGATATCCCATTGCTTTTCTTTTCCATCCGGAAAAACAACCGGGTCAAACCAGATCCGATCAAACCGTCCAGCCAGGAACAATCCAGGAATCTGGGGAATGTCGAACTTCAGGTCTGCGTAAGCCCCATGATTGGTCAGACTGAAGGACCGGAACCCAATCCCGTTTCCATTGGGAACAAATACTCCATCCTTAAACATGGGGGCCGTCCATCTGGACCACAGATACTCACCACTCAGTTCGAAATAGGAATAAGCCAGCACTCCATCGACACCAATGGTCAGTTGTTTATTTTCCTCAATATCGGTCAGTACCGAATTCACAGCGTCTTTGGTCATAAAGGAGCCATAACTTCCCGAAAAACCAAATACCGCCCAAATGGCGGGCCGCAGAGCTAGTCGCCCGGTCACCGACAGACTTCCATTCGCCTTCAGATTTCCGCCGGTTGAAACGGGCTCATTGGAAACCATCACTTCCGACTCAAAAAAATCTTCATAAACAAAATAGGCTTTAAAACCAGTCTGATATCCCAGAAAAGTGGCAGGGGTCAGTCCCACATCCTCTGATCCATAACTGCCGGTATCTCCGGTTTTAGGCCAGAACCCACGCAGACGGCTCATGTTGATAAAAAACCCGTATGCCAGGGGAGGTGTAAATGAAATCGACTCCGTTGAATGCTGTCGTTTGGGATACAGCCCGAACGGCGTCAGCAACCGGCCGGCAGACACTCCCCACGTCTCATCTTCCGAATCATAGTTCAAACTCGCAAAGGCCAGTCTCGGCCAGCTTTCTTCGCCATACCAACCCGGTGCATATAAAAATTTTCCCGAGACACTCCAGCGATCCGTAACCTGTGAACCAAAAAACAGGTGGAGGTTCATGATCGAAAAGTTGGGATACCGGTTTCCAATGCCATTGGTGATCGTTTTTGAATCGACCTCACCCATCGAAAAACCTGCATCGAGCAACCCACTCCACTGAACCTGGGAAAACCCGGCCTGGACTTCTATTAAAAACAGGGCAATGGTCAGTACAAACAATCTTCTCATGATAACACCTCATAGATGGGAATCGGCTCACTGAATCCCTTGAATGACATGGGTTCTAACGGCTTGATGGGGATTTCTTCCCCAAGGCCTCTTTTAACGGAATCTGTTATTAAAATTTGTTGCGCCCGTGCTGCACTGCACAAACGGGCCCCCAGATTGACATTGGCACCGATAACGGTATAATCCAGCCGGTTTGCAGAGCCCATGTTTCC from Bacteroidota bacterium harbors:
- a CDS encoding glutamate--tRNA ligase, whose product is MSVRVRFAPSPTGYLHVGGLRTALYNYLFAKKNGGKFILRIEDTDRTRFVPGAMENLVETLRWSGLDFDEGPGVGGPHGPYIQSERTALYQEMGRKLLEDGHAYKCFCTAERLDEMRLIQQKLGQPPRYDKLCEHLTPADIREKEAAGLPYVVRMKVPERPVRFTDLIRGLIEITPENIDDQVLLKSDGFPTYHLANVVDDHDMQITHVIRGEEWLPSTPKHILLYQYFGWQPPQFAHLPLLLNADRSKLSKRQGDVAVEDYRAKGYEKEALINFVAFLGWNPGEEREIFSLGDLASVFTLDRVGKAGAIFNIDKLNWMNQQHIRLKSGQQLLVPLKSRFLEAGYSAPDEYLIKVIDLLKDRVNFLHDFVQFSKPFFSDPDRYDEETIQKKWTPDTVLHLTGLKATFSAVSDFSHQQLEDALKVYAEQAGIKPGSLVQPLRIVISGESSGPALYTMMEMLGKATCLGRMDKALSAIKVAQVKP
- a CDS encoding ferritin-like domain-containing protein → MDRRNFLKLSGTGTLGAGLLLAGCDILETDSRAADPSGDINLLKKVVEMEGVAVATYQFAAASGVLSTPVVIETAVAFMDSHRTHAVYINNVLQSLGGATVNWESVQKDPRAAGVSSESQVVSLATILEYEAAKAYFEHMFNSVLSTREAKKALADIYPIEAAHYLKYRELQGLSGITSTDLFTALGSP